A window of the Bombus huntii isolate Logan2020A chromosome 8, iyBomHunt1.1, whole genome shotgun sequence genome harbors these coding sequences:
- the LOC126868859 gene encoding LIM domain only protein 3-like isoform X2, whose protein sequence is MTMDVSKSEPSKNGATQHECAGCGKAITERYLLKAMDLFWHEDCLKCGCCDCRLGEVGSSLFTRANLILCKRDYLRLFGNPGHCAACNKQIPPFEMVMKARSNVYHLDCFACQQCTHRFCVGDRFYLCENKILCEFDYEERLAFANMSVQTPATLAYIKRQLPPAPTPPGQNMHPGHNPLQPHQALGQSGQMSGSTPMVNGTAIGVGGPRAPGDMNNNGLSGPALGPVKPPPMSMQAPTS, encoded by the exons ATGACGATGGACGTGAGCAAGTCGGAGCCGAGTAAAAATGGCGCGACGCAGCACGAGTGCGCTGGATGTGGGAAAGCGATCACGGAAAG GTATCTCCTCAAGGCCATGGACCTGTTCTGGCACGAGGACTGTCTGAAGTGCGGGTGCTGCGACTGTAGGTTAGGAGAGGTCGGTTCTAGTCTGTTCACCAGGGCCAACCTTATCCTCTGTAAGAGGGACTACCTCAGGCTGTTCGGGAATCCGGGACACTGCGCGGCCTGCAACAAACAGATACCGCCGTTCGAGATGGTTATGAAGGCCAGGTCGAACGTCTATCACTTGGACTGTTTCGCTTGTCAACAGTGTACTCATCG GTTTTGCGTGGGCGATCGATTCTATCTGTGCGAGAACAAAATCCTGTGCGAGTTCGACTATGAGGAGAGGCTCGCGTTCGCCAATATGTCAGTACAAACACCCGCCACGCTGGCGTACATCAAAAGGCAACTGCCTCCAGCGCCGACACCGCCTGGCCAGAACATGCATCCTGGTCACAATCCACTGCAACCTCATCAGGCACTTGGCCAGTCG GGACAGATGTCAGGGAGCACGCCGATGGTGAACGGAACGGCCATTGGCGTTGGTGGACCCAGAGCTCCGGGAGACATGAACAACAACGGGCTATCGGGTCCAGCCCTCGGACCGGTGAAGCCACCGCCGATGTCTATGCAGGCTCCGACCAGCTGA
- the LOC126868859 gene encoding LIM domain only protein 3-like isoform X1: MTMDVSKSEPSKNGATQHECAGCGKAITERYLLKAMDLFWHEDCLKCGCCDCRLGEVGSSLFTRANLILCKRDYLRLFGNPGHCAACNKQIPPFEMVMKARSNVYHLDCFACQQCTHRFCVGDRFYLCENKILCEFDYEERLAFANMSVQTPATLAYIKRQLPPAPTPPGQNMHPGHNPLQPHQALGQSVGQHNHVSNGQMSGSTPMVNGTAIGVGGPRAPGDMNNNGLSGPALGPVKPPPMSMQAPTS; encoded by the exons ATGACGATGGACGTGAGCAAGTCGGAGCCGAGTAAAAATGGCGCGACGCAGCACGAGTGCGCTGGATGTGGGAAAGCGATCACGGAAAG GTATCTCCTCAAGGCCATGGACCTGTTCTGGCACGAGGACTGTCTGAAGTGCGGGTGCTGCGACTGTAGGTTAGGAGAGGTCGGTTCTAGTCTGTTCACCAGGGCCAACCTTATCCTCTGTAAGAGGGACTACCTCAGGCTGTTCGGGAATCCGGGACACTGCGCGGCCTGCAACAAACAGATACCGCCGTTCGAGATGGTTATGAAGGCCAGGTCGAACGTCTATCACTTGGACTGTTTCGCTTGTCAACAGTGTACTCATCG GTTTTGCGTGGGCGATCGATTCTATCTGTGCGAGAACAAAATCCTGTGCGAGTTCGACTATGAGGAGAGGCTCGCGTTCGCCAATATGTCAGTACAAACACCCGCCACGCTGGCGTACATCAAAAGGCAACTGCCTCCAGCGCCGACACCGCCTGGCCAGAACATGCATCCTGGTCACAATCCACTGCAACCTCATCAGGCACTTGGCCAGTCGGTGGGTCAACATAATCACGTGTCGAAC GGACAGATGTCAGGGAGCACGCCGATGGTGAACGGAACGGCCATTGGCGTTGGTGGACCCAGAGCTCCGGGAGACATGAACAACAACGGGCTATCGGGTCCAGCCCTCGGACCGGTGAAGCCACCGCCGATGTCTATGCAGGCTCCGACCAGCTGA